The following are encoded together in the Buteo buteo chromosome 2, bButBut1.hap1.1, whole genome shotgun sequence genome:
- the TAC1 gene encoding protachykinin-1 isoform X1, whose product MRLPLAFAVLLLASARALAEEMGAPDDLSYWSDWSDGDQVKEELPLPLEHFLQRMARRPRPQQFFGLMGKRDAGYGQISHKRHKTDSFVGLMGKRSLNSGSSERSIAQNYERRRK is encoded by the exons ATGAGACTCCCGCTGGCTTTCGCCGTGCTCCTCCTGGCCTCGGCGCGGGCGCTGGCCGAGGAGATGGGCGCCCCCGACGACCTCAGCTACTGGTCCGACTGGTCCGACGGCGACCAGGTGAAG GAGGAGCTGCCGCTGCCCCTGGAGCACTTCCTGCAGAGGATGGCCCGGAGACCCCGGCCCCAGCAGTTCTTCGGCCTCATGGGCAAGCGGGATGCCg GATATGGCCAGATCTCTCACAAAA gGCATAAAACAGACTCCTTTGTTGGACTTATGGGCAAAAGATCTTTAAATTCTG GATCCTCTGAAAGGAGCATAGCACAGAATTACGAACGGAGGCGTAAATGA
- the TAC1 gene encoding protachykinin-1 isoform X2, translating into MRLPLAFAVLLLASARALAEEMGAPDDLSYWSDWSDGDQVKEELPLPLEHFLQRMARRPRPQQFFGLMGKRDAGYGQISHKRSSERSIAQNYERRRK; encoded by the exons ATGAGACTCCCGCTGGCTTTCGCCGTGCTCCTCCTGGCCTCGGCGCGGGCGCTGGCCGAGGAGATGGGCGCCCCCGACGACCTCAGCTACTGGTCCGACTGGTCCGACGGCGACCAGGTGAAG GAGGAGCTGCCGCTGCCCCTGGAGCACTTCCTGCAGAGGATGGCCCGGAGACCCCGGCCCCAGCAGTTCTTCGGCCTCATGGGCAAGCGGGATGCCg GATATGGCCAGATCTCTCACAAAA GATCCTCTGAAAGGAGCATAGCACAGAATTACGAACGGAGGCGTAAATGA